One stretch of Flavobacterium sp. 9 DNA includes these proteins:
- the mscL gene encoding large conductance mechanosensitive channel protein MscL, producing the protein MGMFSEFKEFAMKGNVVDLAVGVIIGAAFGKIVSSLIENVITPLILKPALDAAHLSTIEELTAFGGVKYGLFLSAVINFLIVAFVLFLIIKGINHAKKKEVVVPPPAGPTQEELLTQIRDLLKNK; encoded by the coding sequence ATGGGGATGTTTTCAGAATTTAAGGAATTTGCAATGAAAGGCAACGTAGTCGATTTGGCTGTTGGGGTTATCATTGGAGCTGCTTTTGGTAAGATTGTGAGCTCGTTAATTGAAAATGTAATTACACCATTAATCTTAAAACCAGCATTAGACGCCGCACATTTGTCTACTATAGAAGAGCTGACGGCTTTTGGAGGTGTTAAGTACGGTTTGTTTCTTTCGGCAGTAATTAACTTTCTAATTGTTGCTTTTGTTTTATTCTTAATCATTAAAGGAATAAATCATGCAAAAAAGAAAGAAGTCGTTGTTCCGCCACCAGCAGGACCAACTCAAGAAGAGTTATTGACGCAAATTAGAGATCTATTAAAAAATAAATAA
- a CDS encoding immunity 22 family protein translates to MRTETCHFWLGKFKTEEDYFDFVGEDQSYYENDDDIEDKYISEFAKSQDENFLDHDFIESGFENEDIPFEEKFLQYSYAEEWIVEAKQRLVPLNQNSEEINTVVFISKNQIKKPVSIMNSKFNLLYIGEIEYEI, encoded by the coding sequence ATGAGAACAGAAACTTGCCATTTTTGGCTTGGGAAATTTAAAACAGAAGAAGATTATTTTGATTTTGTAGGCGAAGACCAAAGCTATTATGAAAATGATGATGATATAGAGGATAAATACATATCTGAGTTTGCAAAATCTCAAGATGAGAATTTTTTAGATCATGATTTTATAGAAAGCGGATTTGAGAATGAAGATATTCCGTTTGAAGAGAAATTCTTGCAATATTCTTATGCAGAAGAATGGATTGTTGAAGCGAAACAAAGATTGGTTCCTCTAAATCAAAATTCGGAAGAAATAAATACGGTTGTGTTTATTTCGAAAAATCAAATTAAGAAACCAGTTTCGATAATGAATTCAAAATTTAATTTATTATATATTGGAGAAATCGAATATGAAATTTGA
- a CDS encoding 2Fe-2S iron-sulfur cluster-binding protein, translated as MDVLIKIKDREGVIHELQAPTDMAMNIMELCKAYELPVEGTCGGMAMCASCQCYVLNDIALPEMGDEEEAMLSEAFYVKSNSRLGCQIPITTELEGLELELAPEY; from the coding sequence ATGGATGTATTAATAAAGATTAAAGATCGAGAAGGAGTTATACACGAATTACAAGCTCCAACTGATATGGCAATGAACATAATGGAGTTATGCAAAGCATACGAACTTCCTGTTGAAGGAACCTGCGGAGGAATGGCAATGTGTGCTTCTTGCCAGTGTTACGTTCTTAATGATATTGCATTACCAGAAATGGGAGATGAAGAAGAAGCTATGCTTTCGGAAGCGTTTTATGTTAAATCTAATAGTCGTTTAGGCTGCCAGATACCAATTACTACAGAATTAGAAGGATTAGAGCTAGAATTAGCACCTGAATACTAA
- a CDS encoding Mrp/NBP35 family ATP-binding protein — translation MKLDRKEILKALETITIAGEGKNMVESGAVTNVLTFGDEVVVDLLLHTPAMHIKKRAEDDIKKTIHDLISSEAKVKVNIKVEAKENPNEIKGKAIPGIKNIIAVASGKGGVGKSTVTANLAVTLAKMGFSVGVLDADIYGPSMPIMFDVENEKPTSITVDGKSKMKPIESYEIKILSIGFFTAPSQAVIWRGPMAAKALNQMIFDADWGELDFMLIDLPPGTGDIHLSIMQSLPITGAVVVSTPQAVALADAKKGVAMFMQDNINVPVLGIIENMAYFTPEELPDNKYYIFGQEGAKNLAEDLNVPFLGEVPIVQSIREAGDYGRPAALQTASVIETIFEEITRNVVQETVNRNDTLPATEAIKITTMAGCSAVKK, via the coding sequence ATGAAATTAGATAGGAAAGAAATTCTTAAAGCTTTAGAAACAATCACTATAGCGGGAGAAGGAAAAAACATGGTTGAAAGTGGTGCTGTTACCAATGTACTAACTTTTGGCGATGAAGTTGTGGTAGATTTACTATTGCATACACCGGCGATGCACATTAAAAAAAGAGCCGAAGACGATATCAAAAAGACAATTCATGATTTGATTTCTTCTGAAGCAAAAGTTAAAGTAAACATTAAAGTTGAAGCCAAGGAAAATCCTAACGAAATAAAAGGAAAGGCGATTCCGGGAATCAAAAATATAATAGCCGTTGCTTCTGGCAAGGGTGGAGTTGGAAAATCTACTGTTACAGCAAATCTTGCCGTAACGCTTGCAAAAATGGGTTTTAGCGTTGGTGTTTTAGATGCTGATATCTACGGACCTTCTATGCCAATTATGTTTGATGTAGAAAATGAAAAACCAACTTCGATTACCGTTGACGGAAAATCAAAAATGAAACCAATTGAAAGTTATGAAATCAAAATACTTTCTATCGGTTTTTTCACCGCTCCAAGTCAGGCTGTAATCTGGAGAGGTCCAATGGCTGCTAAAGCTTTGAACCAAATGATTTTTGATGCAGATTGGGGAGAATTAGATTTTATGCTTATCGATTTACCTCCGGGAACTGGAGATATTCACCTTTCGATCATGCAATCATTGCCTATTACAGGAGCTGTAGTAGTTAGTACGCCTCAAGCTGTGGCTCTTGCCGATGCTAAAAAAGGAGTTGCAATGTTCATGCAAGACAATATCAATGTTCCTGTTTTGGGAATTATCGAAAATATGGCTTACTTTACACCGGAAGAATTACCTGACAATAAATATTATATCTTTGGTCAGGAAGGTGCAAAAAATCTTGCAGAAGATTTGAACGTTCCATTCTTAGGAGAAGTGCCAATTGTACAATCAATTCGTGAAGCAGGAGATTATGGACGTCCTGCGGCTTTGCAAACGGCTTCGGTAATAGAAACCATTTTTGAAGAAATAACTCGAAATGTTGTACAGGAAACAGTAAACAGAAACGATACTTTACCTGCAACTGAAGCCATTAAAATTACAACTATGGCAGGTTGTTCAGCAGTAAAAAAATAA
- a CDS encoding SMI1/KNR4 family protein, whose translation MNFDNYKIIPNYKTNQTDLFLAENEDILACEKTLNITFDNDYKEYVSTYGSGILGGTYVRIYLPETIILTLAEWKDRITEYWFWDEGKDVLTKDEVLNSIRIGDTYDGDEIILFKSEYFILPRHSEMIYKAGNTLEETITWLCSSGILTEAFSEREFEPFDPDDLANN comes from the coding sequence ATGAACTTCGATAATTATAAAATAATTCCCAATTACAAGACCAATCAAACAGATTTATTCCTTGCTGAAAACGAAGATATTCTGGCTTGCGAAAAAACGCTAAATATCACTTTTGATAATGATTATAAAGAATATGTTTCAACTTACGGAAGCGGAATTCTTGGCGGAACTTATGTGCGAATCTATCTTCCGGAAACTATTATTTTGACTTTAGCCGAATGGAAAGACCGCATAACCGAATATTGGTTTTGGGATGAAGGAAAAGATGTTTTGACGAAAGACGAAGTTTTGAATTCAATCAGAATTGGAGATACGTATGACGGAGATGAAATTATCCTTTTTAAAAGCGAATATTTCATTTTACCAAGACATAGCGAAATGATTTATAAAGCAGGAAATACACTCGAAGAAACGATAACCTGGTTGTGTTCGTCAGGAATTTTAACCGAAGCATTTTCTGAAAGAGAATTTGAACCTTTTGATCCAGATGATTTGGCAAATAATTAA
- a CDS encoding murein L,D-transpeptidase has translation MRNFTSLSVIITVSFLMFSFESSAKKIPLKYKATESKSVSFDKNYVINLTVTEGAINDFYKKYPKLKKYQNDVLDLYKKKEFKSIWYDDRNISEFGSLLYHKVKQLNEQGIKATMPYRDLIDDVFNENVTEDLPQIDTELLLSNMYVFYASNVYSGVDPATLKKIGWFLPTKTISYTKILDSLMVDPARLNKDENLLYGQYYKLKSVLQRYRNIEKNNQWKKIEIDSANYKDLKPFDSGVAVKQIRERLFVVGDLAQDSKRDVYDEEMMAGILKYKKRYGLTLNYTLTRDHINQMNEPIGKRIKTIMLNMERCRWIPANLAQANEYIMVNIPSFRLVYVKNGKYDLVSDVFVGTRMTETVIFSGMMDRIVFSPYWYVPQSIIKNELKLKMAEDKNYLADHNMEWNGGNVRQKPGPKNSLGLVKFMFPNPNDIYLHDTPAKSLFEFEKRIFSHGCINVKEAKNLALEILKDDPDWPVDKINQAMSGEKETTCKLKNKIPIYIGYFTAWVNDDGEIGFYPDVYDRDPQLDKLLYSDSVASK, from the coding sequence ATGCGAAATTTTACTTCTTTATCTGTAATTATTACCGTTAGTTTTTTGATGTTTTCTTTTGAATCTTCAGCAAAAAAAATCCCTTTAAAATATAAAGCAACGGAATCTAAAAGTGTTTCTTTCGATAAAAATTATGTTATAAACCTTACTGTAACTGAGGGCGCAATTAATGATTTTTATAAAAAATATCCCAAACTAAAAAAATATCAAAATGATGTTTTAGACCTTTATAAAAAGAAAGAGTTTAAGTCAATCTGGTATGATGACAGAAATATTAGTGAATTTGGTTCTTTATTGTATCATAAAGTAAAGCAACTAAATGAGCAGGGAATCAAAGCAACGATGCCTTACAGAGATTTGATAGATGATGTTTTTAATGAAAATGTAACAGAAGATTTACCTCAAATCGACACAGAACTTTTGCTGTCTAATATGTATGTGTTTTATGCCAGCAATGTTTATTCAGGAGTTGATCCCGCTACTTTAAAGAAGATTGGTTGGTTCTTGCCGACAAAAACAATTTCCTATACCAAAATATTAGATTCTCTTATGGTTGATCCTGCAAGATTAAACAAAGACGAGAATCTTTTGTATGGACAATATTATAAGCTTAAATCAGTCTTGCAAAGATACCGTAACATCGAAAAAAATAATCAATGGAAAAAAATAGAGATTGACAGTGCAAATTATAAAGACTTAAAACCTTTTGATAGTGGCGTTGCAGTAAAACAAATTAGAGAACGTTTGTTTGTTGTGGGAGATTTGGCGCAAGATTCTAAAAGAGATGTATATGACGAGGAAATGATGGCAGGGATTTTAAAATACAAAAAACGATACGGACTCACCTTAAATTATACATTAACCAGAGATCATATCAATCAAATGAATGAGCCAATTGGCAAAAGAATTAAAACTATAATGCTAAATATGGAACGTTGTCGCTGGATACCGGCAAATCTGGCACAGGCGAATGAATATATAATGGTTAATATACCATCGTTTAGGCTGGTTTATGTTAAAAATGGAAAATATGATTTAGTATCAGACGTTTTTGTGGGAACCCGAATGACCGAGACAGTAATCTTTAGCGGAATGATGGACAGAATTGTATTTAGTCCGTATTGGTATGTTCCGCAAAGTATCATTAAAAATGAGCTAAAACTCAAAATGGCCGAAGATAAAAATTATCTCGCAGATCATAATATGGAATGGAATGGAGGGAATGTTCGACAAAAACCAGGACCTAAAAACTCTTTGGGATTAGTTAAATTCATGTTTCCAAATCCGAATGATATTTATCTTCATGATACTCCGGCAAAAAGTTTGTTTGAATTTGAAAAACGTATTTTTAGCCACGGTTGTATCAACGTAAAAGAAGCAAAAAATTTGGCACTCGAAATCTTAAAAGACGATCCGGATTGGCCAGTTGATAAAATAAATCAGGCAATGAGCGGCGAAAAAGAAACAACTTGCAAGCTTAAAAATAAAATTCCAATCTATATAGGTTATTTTACAGCTTGGGTAAATGACGATGGCGAAATTGGTTTTTATCCTGATGTATACGACAGAGACCCACAATTGGATAAATTACTGTATTCAGATTCTGTTGCTTCAAAATAA
- a CDS encoding NifU family protein yields MTTEELTSNVLLALDEIRPFLNSDGGDITLISIDDDKHVKVRLEGACISCSVNQMTLKAGVETTIKKYAPQIETVVNIM; encoded by the coding sequence ATGACAACAGAAGAATTAACAAGCAACGTATTATTGGCTCTAGATGAAATCAGACCTTTTTTAAATTCTGATGGAGGAGACATTACACTAATTTCTATAGACGATGACAAACATGTCAAAGTTCGTCTTGAAGGAGCATGTATTAGCTGCAGTGTAAACCAAATGACACTTAAAGCAGGAGTCGAAACAACAATAAAAAAATATGCTCCACAAATTGAAACTGTGGTAAATATTATGTAA
- a CDS encoding aspartate-semialdehyde dehydrogenase, producing the protein MRIAVVGATGMVGEIMLKVLAERNFPVTELIPVASEKSIGKEIEYKGAKYKVVGLQTAVDMKADIAVFSAGGDTSLEWAPKFAAAGTTVIDNSSAWRMDPTKKLVVPEINASILTKEDKIIANPNCSTIQMVLTLAPLHKKYNIKRIIVSTYQSITGTGVKAVRQLENEYAGIQGEMAYKYPIHRNAIPHCDSFEENGYTKEEMKLVRETQKILGDNTIRVTATAVRVPVVGGHSEAVNVEFTNDFDVNEVREILHNTDGVVVQDNLDTFTYPMPLYAEGKNDVFVGRIRRDESQPNTLNMWIVADNLRKGAATNTIQIAEYLIQAGLV; encoded by the coding sequence ATGAGAATAGCCGTTGTAGGTGCCACTGGTATGGTTGGCGAGATAATGCTTAAAGTTTTAGCAGAAAGAAATTTTCCTGTTACAGAGTTAATTCCTGTTGCATCTGAGAAATCAATTGGAAAAGAAATTGAATATAAAGGAGCAAAATATAAAGTTGTTGGATTGCAAACGGCAGTTGATATGAAAGCTGATATTGCAGTTTTTTCTGCTGGAGGAGATACTTCATTAGAATGGGCGCCAAAATTTGCAGCTGCAGGAACAACTGTTATTGATAACTCATCTGCATGGAGAATGGATCCAACAAAAAAATTGGTAGTTCCGGAAATCAACGCTTCAATATTAACAAAAGAAGATAAAATTATTGCAAATCCAAATTGCTCAACTATTCAAATGGTTTTGACTTTGGCTCCATTGCATAAAAAATACAACATCAAAAGAATCATAGTTTCTACTTATCAATCAATCACCGGAACTGGTGTAAAAGCGGTAAGACAATTAGAAAATGAGTATGCTGGAATTCAAGGCGAAATGGCTTATAAATATCCAATTCACAGAAATGCGATTCCACATTGCGATAGTTTTGAAGAAAACGGATACACTAAAGAAGAAATGAAATTAGTTCGTGAAACTCAAAAAATTCTTGGTGATAATACCATCAGAGTTACAGCTACTGCGGTTCGTGTTCCTGTTGTTGGCGGACACAGTGAAGCAGTAAATGTTGAGTTTACAAATGATTTTGATGTAAATGAAGTTCGCGAAATCTTACACAATACTGATGGAGTAGTGGTTCAGGATAATTTAGACACATTTACATATCCAATGCCATTATATGCAGAAGGTAAAAATGATGTTTTTGTTGGAAGAATCCGTCGTGACGAAAGCCAACCAAACACGTTGAACATGTGGATTGTTGCTGATAACTTGAGAAAAGGTGCTGCAACAAACACGATTCAAATTGCTGAATATTTAATTCAGGCAGGTTTGGTATAA